The nucleotide sequence TTTGTGGAATATATGGCTTCTAAATTGGGACTTCCTATGACGAGTGTTTCTTGTCATGAGGAAACCTCCGCAGTGGATCTACTCGGAAGGTTTTTGATCCAAGGTTCGGAAACTGTTTGGCAGGACGGGCCCTTGACAAGGAGCGTTCGGTCCGGAGGAATATTATATATAGATGAAATAGCCGAGGCAAGACCGGATACGATCGTTTCCATCCATCCTTTGACGGATCATAGACGGGAAATTTTTATAGATAGAAAGAATGAAAATCTGAAAGCTCCGGATTCTTTCGTTCTGGTCGCTTCTTATAACCCGGGTTACCAAAGAGGTTGGAAGGAATTAAAACCTTCCACAAGACAAAGATTTATCTCCATCCAATTCGATTATCCGGATCCGGAAACTGAAAGCGAGATCTTGTGTCGGGAAACTGGAATTTCCTCTTCTATCTCTTCTAAACTTGTAAAGTTAGCGGAGAAGATCCGAAATCTGACCGAGTTAGGATTATTGGAATCTTGTTCTACAAGACTACTTGTAGACGCCGCAAAATTGATCTCGACCGGTTTACCTTCTCGTTTGTCCTGCGAAGTTGCGATAGTGCAACCATTAAGCGACGATCCGGATACGATACGTTCCTTAAAAGATCTGGTCTCTTTGATGATCTGATATGGGTTGGGAAGAATTCATATTCAAAAAAACCTATAATACGGTCCGAGA is from Leptospira sp. WS58.C1 and encodes:
- a CDS encoding CbbQ/NirQ/NorQ/GpvN family protein, coding for MLVDPKTDHKNGMYPKEGELPYYRPIGREIEIFEHAYKNKLPILLKGPTGCGKTRFVEYMASKLGLPMTSVSCHEETSAVDLLGRFLIQGSETVWQDGPLTRSVRSGGILYIDEIAEARPDTIVSIHPLTDHRREIFIDRKNENLKAPDSFVLVASYNPGYQRGWKELKPSTRQRFISIQFDYPDPETESEILCRETGISSSISSKLVKLAEKIRNLTELGLLESCSTRLLVDAAKLISTGLPSRLSCEVAIVQPLSDDPDTIRSLKDLVSLMI